A single window of Musa acuminata AAA Group cultivar baxijiao unplaced genomic scaffold, Cavendish_Baxijiao_AAA HiC_scaffold_1079, whole genome shotgun sequence DNA harbors:
- the LOC135666299 gene encoding glucan endo-1,3-beta-glucosidase 14-like produces MLPHKASTIFPLSLHRVSSATASALAVLIGIAVSLVRPPPLLVKKKRMRDFRLLYFFCCLLCFCFPHHGPVKVQAFTGTFGINYGRIADNIPPPESVVTLLKAAKIKNVRIYDADHNVLNAFRGSGLDLVVSVSNDHLKDMSVNEDNALSWVKENVQPFLPDTRIREIVIGNEVLGGSDQELPEILLGAIKSVYNALKRLQLADDIMVSTPHSQAVFVNSFPPSSCTFKEDVLVYMKPILDFFSKIGSPFYVNVYPFLAYTYDPDHIDINYALFESNPGIYDAKTNLHYDNMFDAQIDAAYAALEAAGFDKMEVRVSETGWASSGDENELGATTHNARTYNYNLRKRLFKKKGTPLRPKIVVKAYLFALFNENQKPGASSEKHYGLFKADGSISYDIGFTGLKPSCASPSLLSLKDIHTQSWLAPYSMIITCFIAVIMALTF; encoded by the exons ATGCTTCCACACAAAGCAAGTACAATCTTCCCACTGTCGTTACACAGGGTATCCTCCGCCACCGCCTCTGCGCTTGCAGTTCTCATCGGCATCGCCGTCTCCCTCGTGCGGCCACCTCCGCTGCTAGTGAAGAAGAAAAGGATGCGGGATTTCCGACTGCTGTACTTCTTCTGCTGCCTTTTGTGCTTTTGCTTCCCTCATCACG GCCCAGTGAAGGTTCAGGCATTTACTGGGACCTTTGGGATAAACTATGGCAGGATTGCTGACAATATTCCTCCACCTGAAAGTGTTGTTACACTTCTAAAAGCAGCAAAGATAAAGAATGTGAGAATTTATGATGCAGATCACAATGTGCTCAATGCATTTAGAGGGTCTGGGCTCGATCTGGTTGTGTCAGTCAGCAATGACCATCTGAAAGACATGAGTGTAAATGAAGATAATGCTTTGAGCTGGGTCAAGGAAAATGTGCAGCCATTTCTGCCTGATACTCGCATTCGAGAGATTGTAATTGGGAATGAAGTCTTGGGCGGTTCAGATCAGGAATTGCCAGAAATTCTTTTGGGCGCCATAAAAAGTGTGTACAATGCTCTCAAGAGACTTCAATTGGCAGATGACATAATGGTGTCGACACCACATTCGCAGGCTGTTTTCGTTAATTCCTTCCCTCCCTCATCCTGCACTTTCAAAGAAGATGTCCTCGTTTACATGAAGccaattttggatttcttttcaaaGATTGGCAGTCCCTTCTACGTCAATGTATATCCGTTTCTGGCCTACACCTATGATCCTGATCATATTGATATcaattatgctctttttgagtccAATCCTGGAATTTATGATGCAAAGACTAACCTGCACTATGATAACATGTTTGATGCTCAAATAGATGCAGCTTATGCTGCTCTGGAAGCtgctggatttgataaaatggaagtCCGGGTTTCAGAGACGGGTTGGGCCTCTAGTGGGGATGAAAATGAACTAGGAGCTACCACCCACAATGCAAGGACTTACAATTATAATCTTCGTAAACGGCTTTTTAAGAAAAAAGGGACTCCACTCAGGCCAAAGATTGTGGTTAAGGCATATTTGTTTGCCTTGTTTAATGAGAATCAGAAGCCTGGGGCAAGTTCTGAGAAGCACTATGGGCTATTCAAGGCAGATGGGAGTATATCATACGATATTGGCTTTACTGGCCTGAAGCCTTCATGTGCATCCCCATCTCTCTTATCCCTGAAG GATATTCATACGCAAAGTTGGTTAGCACCTTATTCCATGATTATCACATGTTTTATAGCAGTCATTATGGCTTTAACATTTTAA
- the LOC135666297 gene encoding uncharacterized protein LOC135666297: MGSCLGCCTKPAPIIAVDEPSKGLKIQGRLVKKPSISEEFWSTSTYEMENSRAHSQRSISSISTLPQNFDHHGGTGSTSNPPEIVNHGFLLWNQTRQQWIGKGRLESQSKQVQEPRLSWNATYDSLLGSNKPFPQPIPLSEMVEFLVDIWVQEGLYD, encoded by the exons ATGGG AAGTTGCCTTGGATGTTGTACCAAACCTGCTCCTATTATTGCTGTTGATGAGCCTTCAAAGGGTTTGAAAATCCAAGGTCGATTAGTGAAGAAACCTAGTATATCTGAAGAATTTTGGAGTACAAGCACATATGAAATGGAAAATAGTAGAGCTCATTCACAGAGGAGCATTTCTTCAATTAGCACCTTGCCACAAAACTTTGATCACCATGGTGGAACTGGAAGCACAAGCAATCCTCCGGAAATTGTGAATCATG GTTTTCTTCTATGGAATCAAACAAGACAGCAATGGATTGGAAAAGGAAGGCTTGAAAGCCAGTCAAAGCAAGTTCAAGAACCAAGGTTAAG TTGGAATGCAACATATGACAGTTTGCTTGGGAGCAACAAGCCATTTCCACAGCCCATTCCTCTATCA GAAATGGTAGAGTTTCTTGTGGACATCTGGGTGCAGGAGGGATTGTATGATTGA
- the LOC135666293 gene encoding calcium-dependent mitochondrial ATP-magnesium/phosphate carrier protein 2-like isoform X2 — MSGAAKAVEEPSGFSAKMDAAPAAEGEQQRRRRRPDGCNPVKKPGPVSMDHVLLALRETGEEREVRVRSLFNFFDAAGVGHLDYAQIDSGLSALRVPAEYKYARDLLKVCDANRDGRVDYQEFRRYMDDKELELYRIFQAIDVEHNGCILPEELWDALIKAGIDIDDEELARFVEHVDKDNNGIITFEEWRDFLLLYPHEATIENIYQYWERVCLVDIGEQAVIPEGISKHVNPSKYLIAGGVAGAASRTATAPLDRLKVALQVQTTRARILPAIKDIWREGGFLSFFRGNGLNVIKVTPESAIKFYTFEILKDFIVKGKGEEKSNIGASERLIAGGIAGAVSQTVIYPMDLVKTRLQTYACEAGIDLAAYETLKDMSRTYILKNSDPGPVMQLGCGTISSALGATCVYPLQVIRTRMQAQRTNPSNNYYGMSDVFWRTLKNEGLLGFYKGIIPNLLKVVPAAGITYLVYETMKKSLSLD, encoded by the exons ATGTCCGGCGCGGCCAAGGCGGTGGAGGAGCCGAGCGGTTTCTCCGCGAAGATGGATGCAGCGCCGGCCGCGGAGggcgagcagcagcggcggcggcggcggccggacGGTTGCAACCCGGTGAAGAAGCCGGGCCCGGTCTCCATGGACCACGTGCTCCTCGCCCTGCGCGAGACCGGGGAGGAGAGGGAGGTCCGGGTCCGGAGCCTTTTCAATTTCTTCGACGCGGCCGGCGTCGGCCATCTCGACTACGCTCAGATCGATTCCGGCCTCTCCGCCCTTCGCGTCCCCGCCGAGTACAAGTACGCCAGGGACCTCCTCAAGGTGTGCGATGCCAACCGGGACGGGCGTGTCGACTACCAGGAGTTCCGGCGCTACATGGACGATAAGGAGCTCGAGCTCTATCGCATCTTCCAGGCCATCGACGTCGAGCACAACGGTTGCATCTTGCCGGAGGAGCTATGGGACGCTCTCATCAAGGCAG GGATTGATATTGACGATGAGGAGCTTGCTCGTTTCGTAGAGCACGTCGATAAGGATAACAATGGGATTATAACTTTTGAGGAATGGAGAGATTTTCTTCTACTTTACCCCCACGAGGCAACGATTGAGAACATCTATCAGTACTGGGAAAGAGTTTGTCTTGTGGATATTGGTGAACAGGCTGTTATCCCAGAAGGTATAAGTAAACATGTGAATCCAAGCAAATACTTGATCGCAGGAGGGGTAGCCGGAGCAGCTTCTCGGACAGCTACTGCTCCTCTTGACAGACTTAAAGTAGCTTTGCAAGTCCAGACAACACGGGCACGAATTTTGCCGGCGATAAAAGACATATGGAGAGAGGGTGGTTTCTTGAGTTTTTTCAGGGGGAATGGCTTAAATGTGATAAAGGTCACACCTGAAAGTGCAATAAAGTTCTATACATTTGAAATCCTAAAGGATTTCATCGTCAAAGgcaaaggagaagagaagagtaaTATCGGTGCCTCTGAGCGTCTGATCGCTGGAGGTATTGCAGGTGCAGTGTCACAGACTGTTATTTATCCAATGGATCTCGTGAAAACAAGACTACAGACCTATGCCTGTGAAGCTG GGATAGATCTTGCTGCATACGAGACCCTAAAAGATATGTCTAGAACATATATTCTCAAGAATAGTG ATCCAGGTCCAGTCATGCAATTAGGCTGTGGAACTATCTCAAGTGCTCTTGGAGCAACATGTGTTTACCCTTTGCAGGTTATCAGAACAAG AATGCAAGCCCAGCGCACCAATCCATCCAATAACTATTACGGAATGTCTGATGTGTTCTGGAGAACACTCAAAAACGAAGGACTTTTAGGATTCTACAAGGGGATAATCCCAAATCTGCTCAAAGTAGTGCCGGCTGCTGGTATTACTTATCTAGTCTATGAGACCATGAAGAAGAGCCTTTCTCTTGATTAA
- the LOC135666293 gene encoding calcium-dependent mitochondrial ATP-magnesium/phosphate carrier protein 2-like isoform X1, which produces MSGAAKAVEEPSGFSAKMDAAPAAEGEQQRRRRRPDGCNPVKKPGPVSMDHVLLALRETGEEREVRVRSLFNFFDAAGVGHLDYAQIDSGLSALRVPAEYKYARDLLKVCDANRDGRVDYQEFRRYMDDKELELYRIFQAIDVEHNGCILPEELWDALIKAGIDIDDEELARFVEHVDKDNNGIITFEEWRDFLLLYPHEATIENIYQYWERVCLVDIGEQAVIPEGISKHVNPSKYLIAGGVAGAASRTATAPLDRLKVALQVQTTRARILPAIKDIWREGGFLSFFRGNGLNVIKVTPESAIKFYTFEILKDFIVKGKGEEKSNIGASERLIAGGIAGAVSQTVIYPMDLVKTRLQTYACEAGKVPNLATLTRDIWVHEGPRAFYRGIVPSLLGIIPFAGIDLAAYETLKDMSRTYILKNSDPGPVMQLGCGTISSALGATCVYPLQVIRTRMQAQRTNPSNNYYGMSDVFWRTLKNEGLLGFYKGIIPNLLKVVPAAGITYLVYETMKKSLSLD; this is translated from the exons ATGTCCGGCGCGGCCAAGGCGGTGGAGGAGCCGAGCGGTTTCTCCGCGAAGATGGATGCAGCGCCGGCCGCGGAGggcgagcagcagcggcggcggcggcggccggacGGTTGCAACCCGGTGAAGAAGCCGGGCCCGGTCTCCATGGACCACGTGCTCCTCGCCCTGCGCGAGACCGGGGAGGAGAGGGAGGTCCGGGTCCGGAGCCTTTTCAATTTCTTCGACGCGGCCGGCGTCGGCCATCTCGACTACGCTCAGATCGATTCCGGCCTCTCCGCCCTTCGCGTCCCCGCCGAGTACAAGTACGCCAGGGACCTCCTCAAGGTGTGCGATGCCAACCGGGACGGGCGTGTCGACTACCAGGAGTTCCGGCGCTACATGGACGATAAGGAGCTCGAGCTCTATCGCATCTTCCAGGCCATCGACGTCGAGCACAACGGTTGCATCTTGCCGGAGGAGCTATGGGACGCTCTCATCAAGGCAG GGATTGATATTGACGATGAGGAGCTTGCTCGTTTCGTAGAGCACGTCGATAAGGATAACAATGGGATTATAACTTTTGAGGAATGGAGAGATTTTCTTCTACTTTACCCCCACGAGGCAACGATTGAGAACATCTATCAGTACTGGGAAAGAGTTTGTCTTGTGGATATTGGTGAACAGGCTGTTATCCCAGAAGGTATAAGTAAACATGTGAATCCAAGCAAATACTTGATCGCAGGAGGGGTAGCCGGAGCAGCTTCTCGGACAGCTACTGCTCCTCTTGACAGACTTAAAGTAGCTTTGCAAGTCCAGACAACACGGGCACGAATTTTGCCGGCGATAAAAGACATATGGAGAGAGGGTGGTTTCTTGAGTTTTTTCAGGGGGAATGGCTTAAATGTGATAAAGGTCACACCTGAAAGTGCAATAAAGTTCTATACATTTGAAATCCTAAAGGATTTCATCGTCAAAGgcaaaggagaagagaagagtaaTATCGGTGCCTCTGAGCGTCTGATCGCTGGAGGTATTGCAGGTGCAGTGTCACAGACTGTTATTTATCCAATGGATCTCGTGAAAACAAGACTACAGACCTATGCCTGTGAAGCTGGTAAGGTTCCCAATCTTGCTACGCTTACAAGAGATATTTGGGTGCACGAGGGGCCTCGAGCTTTCTATAGAGGGATCGTCCCATCTCTTCTTGGAATCATTCCATTTGCAGGGATAGATCTTGCTGCATACGAGACCCTAAAAGATATGTCTAGAACATATATTCTCAAGAATAGTG ATCCAGGTCCAGTCATGCAATTAGGCTGTGGAACTATCTCAAGTGCTCTTGGAGCAACATGTGTTTACCCTTTGCAGGTTATCAGAACAAG AATGCAAGCCCAGCGCACCAATCCATCCAATAACTATTACGGAATGTCTGATGTGTTCTGGAGAACACTCAAAAACGAAGGACTTTTAGGATTCTACAAGGGGATAATCCCAAATCTGCTCAAAGTAGTGCCGGCTGCTGGTATTACTTATCTAGTCTATGAGACCATGAAGAAGAGCCTTTCTCTTGATTAA
- the LOC135666301 gene encoding uncharacterized protein LOC135666301 isoform X2, which produces MLLKGKIRLPNTIVPRFPDRIKPPEKKKKEEEDDDHDEGREEEELRTFQVGGGGGGEERSEGEIWPDDGDENWTVLRAHHRIKIDIGREVSWDKRSDLEFELLLGYLPAEKDLWKGELAKNRLRYAELKRELLLNPSEFLIKEDETSNSSMPGQDNEAGGLLCRREISNGDHPLCLGNGSIWNQYFKDAEIVEQIDRDLHRTHQDIKFFSGDSSFSRKNLEAMRNILLLFAKLNPAIGYVQGMNEVLAPLYYVFRMNQEGEDASEAEADSFECFVQLLSGSVDHFCQQLDNSSVGIHSTLLHFSELLKANDGELWRHLDASKMNPQFYAFRWITLLLTQEFELSTIMRIWDYLLSNPSGVQEILLRVCCAMLLCVRHELLSGDFVSNLKLLQHYPEVDLEHVLDVASHLKTPISSYQPYGIV; this is translated from the exons ATGCTGCTTAAAGGAAAGATCAGGCTCCCTAACACCATCGTCCCGCGCTTTCCTGATCGAATCAAACCacccgagaagaagaagaaggaggaggaggatgatgacCATGACGaaggaagagaggaggaggagctcCGAACGTTTCAggttggtggaggaggaggaggagaagaaagatcTGAAGGGGAAATATGGCCGGATGACGGTGACGAGAACTGGACGGTGTTGAGGGCCCACCACAGGATCAAGATCGACATCGGCAGGGAGGTTTCATGGGATAAGCGGTCCGATTTGGAATTCGAG TTATTGTTGGGTTATTTACCTGCTGAAAAAGATTTATGGAAAGGAGAACTGGCCAAGAACAGATTAAGATACGCTGAACTGAAAAGAGAGCTTTTACTAAATCCA TCAGAATTCTTGATCAAGGAGGACGAGACATCAAATTCAAGTATGCCAGGTCAGGACAATGAAGCTGGTGGACTACTTTGTCGACGTGAAATCTCAAATGGGGACCATCCTTTATGCCTTGGTAATGGTAGCATCTGGAATCAATATTTCAAG GATGCAGAGATTGTTGAGCAAATTGATCGTGATCTTCATCGGACGCATCAAGATATAAAATTTTTCTCAGGAGATTCCTCATTTAGCAGAAAgaacctt GAAGCTATGAGGAATATTCTTCTCCTATTTGCAAAACTGAATCCAGCAATTGGTTATGTGCAAGGAATGAATGAAGTGTTGGCTCCACTATACTATGTATTTCGTATGAATCAAGAAGGGGAGGATGCT tcagaagcagaagcagacagTTTTGAATGTTTTGTTCAACTATTGAGTGGTTCTGTGGACCATTTTTGTCAACAATTAGATAATAGTTCTGTGGGAATTCATTCTACACTCTTgcatttttctgagcttttgaaagcCAATGATGGAGAGCTTTGGCGACATCTTGATGCTTCTAAG ATGAATCCCCAGTTCTATGCATTCAGGTGGATTACCTTACTATTGACCCAGGAATTTGAACTCTCAACTATCATGAGGATTTGGGATTATCTTCTCAGTAATCCCTCTGGTGTGCAG GAGATCCTACTGAGAGTCTGTTGTGCCATGTTGCTATGTGTTAGACATGAACTTCTAAGTGGCGATTTCGTATCAAACTTGAAACTTCTCCAACATTACCCTGAAGTTGACCTGGAACATGTATTGGATGTAGCTTCTCATCTGAAGACTCCCATATCGAGTTATCAGCCTTACGGCATCGTTTAG
- the LOC135666301 gene encoding uncharacterized protein LOC135666301 isoform X3, protein MLLKGKIRLPNTIVPRFPDRIKPPEKKKKEEEDDDHDEGREEEELRTFQVGGGGGGEERSEGEIWPDDGDENWTVLRAHHRIKIDIGREVSWDKRSDLEFELSQKVVNLEALRSIASCGHLAEEFRSIVWKLLLGYLPAEKDLWKGELAKNRLRYAELKRELLLNPSEFLIKEDETSNSSMPGQDNEAGGLLCRREISNGDHPLCLGNGSIWNQYFKEAMRNILLLFAKLNPAIGYVQGMNEVLAPLYYVFRMNQEGEDASEAEADSFECFVQLLSGSVDHFCQQLDNSSVGIHSTLLHFSELLKANDGELWRHLDASKMNPQFYAFRWITLLLTQEFELSTIMRIWDYLLSNPSGVQEILLRVCCAMLLCVRHELLSGDFVSNLKLLQHYPEVDLEHVLDVASHLKTPISSYQPYGIV, encoded by the exons ATGCTGCTTAAAGGAAAGATCAGGCTCCCTAACACCATCGTCCCGCGCTTTCCTGATCGAATCAAACCacccgagaagaagaagaaggaggaggaggatgatgacCATGACGaaggaagagaggaggaggagctcCGAACGTTTCAggttggtggaggaggaggaggagaagaaagatcTGAAGGGGAAATATGGCCGGATGACGGTGACGAGAACTGGACGGTGTTGAGGGCCCACCACAGGATCAAGATCGACATCGGCAGGGAGGTTTCATGGGATAAGCGGTCCGATTTGGAATTCGAG CTTTCCCAGAAAGTAGTAAATTTAGAAGCATTGCGATCGATAGCTTCTTGTGGTCATCTTGCTGAAGAGTTTCGGTCAATTGTCTGGAAG TTATTGTTGGGTTATTTACCTGCTGAAAAAGATTTATGGAAAGGAGAACTGGCCAAGAACAGATTAAGATACGCTGAACTGAAAAGAGAGCTTTTACTAAATCCA TCAGAATTCTTGATCAAGGAGGACGAGACATCAAATTCAAGTATGCCAGGTCAGGACAATGAAGCTGGTGGACTACTTTGTCGACGTGAAATCTCAAATGGGGACCATCCTTTATGCCTTGGTAATGGTAGCATCTGGAATCAATATTTCAAG GAAGCTATGAGGAATATTCTTCTCCTATTTGCAAAACTGAATCCAGCAATTGGTTATGTGCAAGGAATGAATGAAGTGTTGGCTCCACTATACTATGTATTTCGTATGAATCAAGAAGGGGAGGATGCT tcagaagcagaagcagacagTTTTGAATGTTTTGTTCAACTATTGAGTGGTTCTGTGGACCATTTTTGTCAACAATTAGATAATAGTTCTGTGGGAATTCATTCTACACTCTTgcatttttctgagcttttgaaagcCAATGATGGAGAGCTTTGGCGACATCTTGATGCTTCTAAG ATGAATCCCCAGTTCTATGCATTCAGGTGGATTACCTTACTATTGACCCAGGAATTTGAACTCTCAACTATCATGAGGATTTGGGATTATCTTCTCAGTAATCCCTCTGGTGTGCAG GAGATCCTACTGAGAGTCTGTTGTGCCATGTTGCTATGTGTTAGACATGAACTTCTAAGTGGCGATTTCGTATCAAACTTGAAACTTCTCCAACATTACCCTGAAGTTGACCTGGAACATGTATTGGATGTAGCTTCTCATCTGAAGACTCCCATATCGAGTTATCAGCCTTACGGCATCGTTTAG
- the LOC135666301 gene encoding uncharacterized protein LOC135666301 isoform X1, translated as MLLKGKIRLPNTIVPRFPDRIKPPEKKKKEEEDDDHDEGREEEELRTFQVGGGGGGEERSEGEIWPDDGDENWTVLRAHHRIKIDIGREVSWDKRSDLEFELSQKVVNLEALRSIASCGHLAEEFRSIVWKLLLGYLPAEKDLWKGELAKNRLRYAELKRELLLNPSEFLIKEDETSNSSMPGQDNEAGGLLCRREISNGDHPLCLGNGSIWNQYFKDAEIVEQIDRDLHRTHQDIKFFSGDSSFSRKNLEAMRNILLLFAKLNPAIGYVQGMNEVLAPLYYVFRMNQEGEDASEAEADSFECFVQLLSGSVDHFCQQLDNSSVGIHSTLLHFSELLKANDGELWRHLDASKMNPQFYAFRWITLLLTQEFELSTIMRIWDYLLSNPSGVQEILLRVCCAMLLCVRHELLSGDFVSNLKLLQHYPEVDLEHVLDVASHLKTPISSYQPYGIV; from the exons ATGCTGCTTAAAGGAAAGATCAGGCTCCCTAACACCATCGTCCCGCGCTTTCCTGATCGAATCAAACCacccgagaagaagaagaaggaggaggaggatgatgacCATGACGaaggaagagaggaggaggagctcCGAACGTTTCAggttggtggaggaggaggaggagaagaaagatcTGAAGGGGAAATATGGCCGGATGACGGTGACGAGAACTGGACGGTGTTGAGGGCCCACCACAGGATCAAGATCGACATCGGCAGGGAGGTTTCATGGGATAAGCGGTCCGATTTGGAATTCGAG CTTTCCCAGAAAGTAGTAAATTTAGAAGCATTGCGATCGATAGCTTCTTGTGGTCATCTTGCTGAAGAGTTTCGGTCAATTGTCTGGAAG TTATTGTTGGGTTATTTACCTGCTGAAAAAGATTTATGGAAAGGAGAACTGGCCAAGAACAGATTAAGATACGCTGAACTGAAAAGAGAGCTTTTACTAAATCCA TCAGAATTCTTGATCAAGGAGGACGAGACATCAAATTCAAGTATGCCAGGTCAGGACAATGAAGCTGGTGGACTACTTTGTCGACGTGAAATCTCAAATGGGGACCATCCTTTATGCCTTGGTAATGGTAGCATCTGGAATCAATATTTCAAG GATGCAGAGATTGTTGAGCAAATTGATCGTGATCTTCATCGGACGCATCAAGATATAAAATTTTTCTCAGGAGATTCCTCATTTAGCAGAAAgaacctt GAAGCTATGAGGAATATTCTTCTCCTATTTGCAAAACTGAATCCAGCAATTGGTTATGTGCAAGGAATGAATGAAGTGTTGGCTCCACTATACTATGTATTTCGTATGAATCAAGAAGGGGAGGATGCT tcagaagcagaagcagacagTTTTGAATGTTTTGTTCAACTATTGAGTGGTTCTGTGGACCATTTTTGTCAACAATTAGATAATAGTTCTGTGGGAATTCATTCTACACTCTTgcatttttctgagcttttgaaagcCAATGATGGAGAGCTTTGGCGACATCTTGATGCTTCTAAG ATGAATCCCCAGTTCTATGCATTCAGGTGGATTACCTTACTATTGACCCAGGAATTTGAACTCTCAACTATCATGAGGATTTGGGATTATCTTCTCAGTAATCCCTCTGGTGTGCAG GAGATCCTACTGAGAGTCTGTTGTGCCATGTTGCTATGTGTTAGACATGAACTTCTAAGTGGCGATTTCGTATCAAACTTGAAACTTCTCCAACATTACCCTGAAGTTGACCTGGAACATGTATTGGATGTAGCTTCTCATCTGAAGACTCCCATATCGAGTTATCAGCCTTACGGCATCGTTTAG